In Pelmatolapia mariae isolate MD_Pm_ZW linkage group LG13, Pm_UMD_F_2, whole genome shotgun sequence, a genomic segment contains:
- the LOC134639742 gene encoding protein NYNRIN-like encodes MKAYRKTMTYTVHCVRSVELVNIAVSHCLLQTTPPLNSSHPLLTEVPDGLWASSKYDVGLIKDCEPVVITPKSSFRPCQRQYPLKQEAIEGITPVFESLLKAGVIIPCPTSPVRTPLFPVKKIRGPNEPVEWRFVQDLQAVNKAVIPRAPVVPNPHTILSQIPSGAMWFTVADLTNAFFSVPVHPDSQFWFAFEFQGKAYTFTRLCQGYCESPTIYNAALRDSLSDLILSQGTVLLQYVDDLLLCAPTQEQCLADSLTLLTHLHHKGHKASKSKLQFCKEQVTFLGHVISYNSHQISSKRVEAVMTIAKPHTKKQMMSFLGTTSYCRNFIPHYSSVEAPLTALIHGASLSANDRISWTPEAEAAFTSLKQLLQTAPVLALPDPSKPYTQMVDEKNGFMSSVLLQQHGDSLRPVGYYSSKLDPVAAGLPGCLRAVAACEKAVLASRDIVGYSPLTVQVPHAVSLILLEQKTSHLSAARWLRYSSILLDMPNITVKRCTTLNPATLLPTREDGEPHSCTAVLGETCTPRIDLLDVPIENSDIVLYVDGSSSRDSRGTNRVGFAVCSDHATLVSGSLPRHFSAQTAELVALTEACKLAESQSATIYTDSRYAFGVVHDFGALWKHRKFLKSDGKPILNANQVAALLDAILLPARIAVVKCAAHTGKTDSVSQGNAAADAAAKAAAEGGLPFQLVLAPLSTPNLADLPAVQSFASQPEKTLWRKHGCTLVDSVWRSPDGRPCLPKHFFPWFLKWTHGLDHASKGGMLQAVTSLWFTKGFSTAAERHCKNCLICATNNVGRPVQVNTAAHPPPDMPFDHLMMDFIELTPAEGKKYCLVVVDMFSKWVEAFPTKSADSSAVAKALLSEIIPRWGIPGKITSDNGTHFVNQALKEISKQLGFKLQTHCAYHPQSGGAVERMNGSLKSKLVKCCEETGLTWPKALPLVLMYVRTRTRPPAHLSPYEVLYGRPARVGAEPPKWTGMSTELCNSEMIVYCQNLSRTLSQVHRAVKAALPRPAEGPLQPFKPGNWVLVKDFRRRHWKAKRWLGPFQVLLTTQTAVKVGERVTWIHASHCKLFGGEPPRMEEQLEKTNGAE; translated from the coding sequence ATGAAAGCCTACAGAAAAACCATGACATATACAGTCCATTGTGTCCGCTCAGTTGAGCTAGTGAACATAGCTGTCTCACACTGTCTACTTCAAACGACACCTCCTCTAAACTCCTCACACCCCCTGCTGACAGAGGTGCCTGACGGCCTGTGGGCCTCATCTAAGTATGATGTaggcctaattaaagattgtgagcctgtggtaatcactccaaagtcctcttttagaccatgccaaagacaatatcctctgaaacaggaagccatagaggggattactcctgtgtttgaatccctgttaaaggctggagtaattatcccatgccccacctctccggttcgcactccactattccctgtgaagaaaatcagaggaccaaatgagcctgttgagtggcggtttgtgcaggacttacaagctgtgaacaaggctgtgatccccagagcccccgtggttccgaacccccacaccattttgtcccaaataccatctggtgctatgtggtttactgttgctgacctgactaatgcattcttctctgttccagttcacccagatagccagttctggtttgcttttgagTTCCAGGGAAAGGCTTACACATTCACTCGGTTGTGTCAAGGCTACTGTGAGTCCCCCACGATTTACAATGCCGCCTTAAGAGACTCCCTGTCAGACTTGATCCTCTCCCAAGGCACAGTGTTACTTCAATATGTCGATGATCTGCTACTGTGTGCACCCACACAAGAGCAGTGTCTGGCAGATTCTCTCACTTTACTGACGCATTTGCATCACAAGGGCCACAAAGCTAGTAagtcaaaactgcagttttgtaaagagcaagtcacattcttagggcatgtgatttcttacaactctcaccagatttcctccaagagggtggaagctgtgatgaccattgcaaaaccccacaccaaaaaacagatgatgtcattcctaggaaccacatcatactgccgcaatttcattccacactactcctctgtggaggctccacttactgcgctcattcatggtgcaagtctgtcagccaatgatcgcatttcttggacaccagaggctgaagctgccTTCACTTCCTTGAAACAACTGCTGCAAACAGCGCCCGTTTTAGCACTTCCAGACCCATCCAAACCATACACACAAATGGTGGATGAAAAGAATGGtttcatgtcttctgttcttttacagcagcatggtgaTTCACTTCGCCCGGTGGGTTATTACTCTTCCAAGCTTGACCCAGTAGCTGCAGGACTGCCTGGATGCCTACGCGCAGTAGCTGCGTGTGAGAAGGCCGTGCTCGCCTCACGTGACATTGTAGGGTACTCTCCTCTGACAGTGCAGGTACCCcatgcagtttctctcattttgcttgagcagaaaacttcacacctttctgctgctcgctggctcaggtactcttccatactgcttgacatgcccaacatcacagtgaaacgaTGCACAACACTCAACCCAGCCACTCTTCTCCCCACGCGAGAAGATggtgaaccacacagctgcactgctgtattGGGTGAAACTTGTACACCTCGGATTGACTTGTTAGATGTTCCCATCGAGAACTCTGACATAGTGTTATATGTAGATGGCTCCTCCTCACGTGATTCACGTGGAACTAACCGGgtgggttttgctgtgtgttctgatcaTGCCACTCTCGTTTCAGGCTCATTGCCCAGACACTTCTCAGCACAGACTGCAGAACTTGTGGCGCTCACAGAAGCCTGTAAACTTGCGGAGAGTCAGTCGGCCACCATCTACACCGACTCTCGCTACGCGTTCGGTGTCGTGCATGATTTTGGGGCCTTGTGGAAGCACAGAAAGTTCCTGAAATCTGATGGGAAGCCCATCCTCAATGCTAACCAGGTAGCAGCGCTGCTGGATGCCATCCTCCTGCCTGCTCGCATTGCTGTAGTGAAgtgtgcagcacacacaggtaaaactgATTCTGTCTCCCAAGGAAATGCGGCCGCCGatgcagcagccaaagcagcagccgAAGGAGGCCTACCTTTCCAACTTGTCTTGGCCCCACTGTCCACGCCTAACCTTGCTGATCTTCCTGCTGTACAGTCATTTGCTTCCCAGCCAGAGAAAACTCTCTGGCGCAAACATGGCTGCACACTGGTCGACTCTGTCTGGCGATCTCCTGACGGCCGCCCATGTCTCCCTAAACACTTCTTCCCCTGGTTTCTAAAATGGACACATGGGTTGGACCATGCGTCCAAAGGGGGGATGCTACAAGCAGTAACATCGCTGTGGTTCACCAAAGGGTTTTCCACAGCAGCTGAGAGGCATTGCAAAAACTGTCTCATTTGTGCGACCAACAATGTGGGACGCCCAGTACAGGTAAACACTGCAGCACATCCCCCACCAGACATGCCTTTTGACCATCTAATGATGGATTTCATTGAATTGACACCAGCCGAGGGGAAGAAGTATTGTCTAGTAGTAGTGGACATGTTCTCTAAGTGGGTAGAAGCATTCCCCACTAAAAGTGCAGACAGCAGTGCAGTAGCAAAAGCCCTCCTGTCAGAAATCATTCCCAGGTGGGGTATCCCGGGAAAAATCACAAGTGATAATGGTACTCACTTTGTGAACCAGGCATTGAAGGAGATCAGCAAGCAACTAGGTTTCaaattgcaaacacactgtgcatatCATCCACAATCTGGAGGTGCTGTGGAGAGAATGAACGGCTCCTTAAAGTCCAAACTGGTAAAGTGCTGTGAAGAAACTGGCCTCACATGGCCAAAAGCACTTCCCCTCGTGCTGATGTATGTGCGCACACGAACCAGACCTCCAGCACACCTCAGCCCTTATGAGGTGTTGTATGGACGACCTGCCAGAGTGGGGGCAGAACCCCCCAAATGGACTGGCATGTCCACAGAGTTGTGCAACAGCGAAATGATTGTGTATTGTCAAAATCTCTCGAGGACTCTCTCGCAGGTGCACCGAGCAGTGAAAGCAGCCTTGCCCAGGCCAGCAGAAGGACCCCTGCAGCCGTTCAAACCAGGAAACTGGGTGCTAGTGAAGGATTtcaggaggagacactggaaggcAAAGCGGTGGCTGGGCCCATTCCAAGTCCTACTGACCACACAAACGGCGGTGAAAGTTGGAGAACGAGTTACTTGGATCCACGCCAGCCACTGCAAGctgtttggaggagaaccacCCAGAATGGAGGAGCAACTAGAAAAGACaaacggggcagaataa